The Balneola vulgaris DSM 17893 DNA window AGATACCTAGATAACTTGGTAGATGACGCTGAAGATTTGATATATGGTGATTCGTTAAGCGAGGCACAAATTCAAGAACGTCTAGATTTATTTGTTGCCGATTTGAAAAAAATATACAAAGGCATTCATGTAGATCATCCAATTCTCATAGCATTAGCGGATACCATTAATTCCTATCAGATTCCAATAGAGTATCCAATGCTTTTGGTTGAAGGGGTCCGACAAGATCTAACAAAAAATAGATTTCAAACTTTTCAGGAAGTGTACGACTACAGTTTTAGAGTAGCATCTGTAGTTGGACTTATGACAAGTGAAATATTTGGCTATTCAACAAAAGATGCTTTAGATCAAGCCGTGGATTTAGGAATAGCTATGCAGTTAACAAATATCCTTAGAGATATTGGCGAAGACCTCAGCCGAGATCGCATTTATTTGGCACAAGATGAGCTCGTCGAGTTCAATGTTACTGAAGCGATGATCATCAACAAAGTGAACGACGATTCATTTAAGTCGATGATGAAGTTTCAAATTGAACGTGCGAAGAGTTATTACGACTCCGCTTTTCAAGGCATTCAGAAGCTAAATAAGGATAGTAGACTGCCAGTATACTTAGCCCATCGTAACTACAGCCGTATTCTTGAAAAGATTGAAGAGAACAATTACGATGTGTATTCACAACGTGCTTACCTGAACCAAAGCGAGAAACTCTCAATTCTTCCCCAAGTATTTCTGGATTTACAGAAAGCAAGCTAAATCGGCTTGGAGAATCATACTTTAAAGCAGTATTATTGCTCCAAATTGAAATTAGCTTAACTATGCCAGAAATAAAGAAAGTTTTAGTCGCCAATCGTGGCGAAATTGCCCTTAGAGTTATTCATTCATGTAAAGAGCTAGGTATCAAAACGGTAGCTGTTTACTCACGCCCAGATGCGGCATCTCCCCATGTTCTTCATGCCGATGAATCTGTGTTTATCGGTGAGGCAGCTTCCTCAGAAAGTTATTTAGTAATCGACAAGATTATAGATGCCGTAAAGCAAACTGGAGCCGATGCGGTACATCCGGGATACGGGTTCCTAAGTGAGAATGCATCTTTTGCGGAGCGTTGTGAAAAAGAAGGCATTATCTTTATTGGCCCAAAGCCTCACGCAATTACGGTAATGGGCGACAAAACCGCTGCACGTGAGTTGGTAACTCAGTTAGGAATACCAACCCCTCCAGGGCTGAAATCTGAATTGAAAGATATTGAAGAAGCTTCTCGTGTGGCTGATGAAATTGGTTACCCTATACTAGTAAAGGCTGCTGCAGGTGGTGGTGGTAAAGGGATGCGTATCGTTCATAAGAAAGATGAATTTGAAAGCAGTATCAAAGCGGCTAAATCGGAAGCGAAGAACGCATTTGGAGACGATCGTATTTATATAGAGAAATACCTCGAAGAGCCACGCCATGTTGAGTTTCAGATTATGGCAGATACGCATGGCAATGTAGTTCATGTTTTTGATAGAGAGTGTTCAGTACAACGTCGCCACCAAAAAGTGATTGAAGAAGCACCTTGCCCACTCTTAACTCCTGAGTTGCGTGAAAAAATGGCTGAAGCAGCTATTAAAGCCGCAAAAGGATGTGATTATGTTGGCGCAGGTACTATAGAGTTTCTAGTAGATAAGCACCTTGATTTCTACTTCCTTGAAATGAACACCCGTTTACAGGTAGAGCACCCGGTAACCGAAATGATTTCTGGAGTGGATTTAGTAGCTACTCAAATATTAGTGGCCGAAGGTAAAGAACTTCCTTTCACTCAAGAGGACCTTGCTATAAATGGACATTCCATTGAGTGTCGAATCTATGCAGAAGATCCGGCTAATAACTTCTTACCAAGTACAGGTATGCTTCACAAACACAGAGTGCCAACAGGTGATGGCATCCGTGTAGACAGTGGGGTAGAAGAAGGTCAAGAAGTAACGATCAACTACGATCCCATGATTTCTAAACTTACTGTGCATGGCAAAGATCGAAAAGCTGCTATTCATAAAATGCTTCGTGCTTTAGAAGAATATGAGATTGCAGGTTGTAGAACGACTATTCCATTCTGTGAATACACCTTAAAGCACCCCGCTTTTGTTGAAGCTAAGTATGACACTCATTTCGTAAAAGATCATTTTACGGAAGAAACATTAGCACCAAAAACAGAAGATAATGTGGTTGCACTTGCCGCTGTATTATTGAGAAAACAACAAGAGTCGGATTCAAAGCCAAAAGTACTCAATGGTTCAGTAAATGCTGAGTCGGAGTGGTGGAGACAACGTAGATAACTTTTAACGGACCTCGAGCCGTGAATACTCCCGAACAAGATTTATTCGATCAGCTAAAAAAATTAGCAACCGAACAACGTAATCCTAATAGCACTGATATCGATTTAGCCGATGCAAAACGCATTGCCGAAATTATAAATCAGGAGGATAAGAAGGTTGCTGATTTGGTTGCTCTACGCTTAGATGAAATCGCTGAAGCTATAGAGCTCATTAGCGAATCATTTCAACTTGGCGGAAGGTTGTTGTACTTAGGTGCCGGCACTAGTGGACGTTTAGGAGTTGTTGATGCCTCAGAATGCCCGCCTACCTTTGGATCAAATCCCGAGCAAGTGCAAGGTTTCATCGCAGGAGGGAAGGAAGCCATGTATGCAGCCCAAGAAGGAGCTGAAGACAGTGAAGAGTTTGGGCAAGAGGAATTACATAAAGCCCATGTAACTCCTCCCGACATCGTATGTGGAATAGCGGCCAGTGGTAGAACCCCTTATGTAATTGGAGCCATTAAAGAAGCTAGCAAGCGAGGATGTAAAACCGTTTTTATTACTACGGTTCCAAAAGAACAGCTTAATGTTGAAGCGGATATCATCATTGATGTTCCTGTTGGGCCAGAGGTCATAATGGGTAGCACAAGAATGAAAAGTGGTACCGCTCAAAAGATGGTTCTTAATATGCTTACAACGGGCGCTATGGTTCGGCAGGGTAAAGTGTATGAAAACGTGATGGTTGATCTTCAGCTATCCAACAAAAAGTTGGTAGAGCGTGCAAAGCGTATCATTATGATGTTCACAGAATTGAATTATGATGAAGCTTCTGAAGTGTTAGCGGCTTCAGGGAATCATGTAAAAGTAGCATTGGTTATGTCGCTTGGTAAAACCAGTGCCCAAGAAGCACAAACACTATTAAAAAAGCATCAAGGATTTATAAGAAAAGCGATTGAGGAATTGAAAAACTAATGAGAGCGATATTTAGTCTATTTGTATGGTTGT harbors:
- a CDS encoding phytoene/squalene synthase family protein, yielding MTNLMNLPFSLIRPFYEKTSFHRSVIEDIRDEELRHAYSHCRAITKFHAKTFYMATRFLPNEKQRGVFAIYGMCRYLDNLVDDAEDLIYGDSLSEAQIQERLDLFVADLKKIYKGIHVDHPILIALADTINSYQIPIEYPMLLVEGVRQDLTKNRFQTFQEVYDYSFRVASVVGLMTSEIFGYSTKDALDQAVDLGIAMQLTNILRDIGEDLSRDRIYLAQDELVEFNVTEAMIINKVNDDSFKSMMKFQIERAKSYYDSAFQGIQKLNKDSRLPVYLAHRNYSRILEKIEENNYDVYSQRAYLNQSEKLSILPQVFLDLQKAS
- the murQ gene encoding N-acetylmuramic acid 6-phosphate etherase codes for the protein MNTPEQDLFDQLKKLATEQRNPNSTDIDLADAKRIAEIINQEDKKVADLVALRLDEIAEAIELISESFQLGGRLLYLGAGTSGRLGVVDASECPPTFGSNPEQVQGFIAGGKEAMYAAQEGAEDSEEFGQEELHKAHVTPPDIVCGIAASGRTPYVIGAIKEASKRGCKTVFITTVPKEQLNVEADIIIDVPVGPEVIMGSTRMKSGTAQKMVLNMLTTGAMVRQGKVYENVMVDLQLSNKKLVERAKRIIMMFTELNYDEASEVLAASGNHVKVALVMSLGKTSAQEAQTLLKKHQGFIRKAIEELKN
- the accC gene encoding acetyl-CoA carboxylase biotin carboxylase subunit, which translates into the protein MPEIKKVLVANRGEIALRVIHSCKELGIKTVAVYSRPDAASPHVLHADESVFIGEAASSESYLVIDKIIDAVKQTGADAVHPGYGFLSENASFAERCEKEGIIFIGPKPHAITVMGDKTAARELVTQLGIPTPPGLKSELKDIEEASRVADEIGYPILVKAAAGGGGKGMRIVHKKDEFESSIKAAKSEAKNAFGDDRIYIEKYLEEPRHVEFQIMADTHGNVVHVFDRECSVQRRHQKVIEEAPCPLLTPELREKMAEAAIKAAKGCDYVGAGTIEFLVDKHLDFYFLEMNTRLQVEHPVTEMISGVDLVATQILVAEGKELPFTQEDLAINGHSIECRIYAEDPANNFLPSTGMLHKHRVPTGDGIRVDSGVEEGQEVTINYDPMISKLTVHGKDRKAAIHKMLRALEEYEIAGCRTTIPFCEYTLKHPAFVEAKYDTHFVKDHFTEETLAPKTEDNVVALAAVLLRKQQESDSKPKVLNGSVNAESEWWRQRR